ACTTTGGTTGGGTCAATGATACCAGCGGCAAACATGTTCTCGAACTTGTCATCGCGGGCGTTGTAACCGTAATCTGCTTTACCAGCACGAACTTCGTTTACAATTACTGAGCCTTCACCACCGGCGTTAGCCACAATGGTTCTCAACGGAGACTCAAGCGCGGTGCGGATGATTTGAACACCAGTTTTTTCGTCTTCGTTGCGGGTATCCACATCGTTCAAAGCATCAATAGCTCTGATCAAGGCAACACCACCACCAGCTACAATACCTTCTTCCACGGCCGCTCTGGTTGCGTGCAAGGCATCATCAACACGGTCTTTTTTCTCTTTCATCTCAACTTCAGTAGAAGCGCCAATGTAAAGGATAGCTACACCGCCAGATAATTTGGCCAGACGCTCTTGTAACTTCTCGCGGTCATAGTCAGAAGTGGTTTTCTCAATCTGCGCTTTGATTTCGTTCACGCGGGCTGTGATACCATCTTTCTCGCCTCTACCGTTTACAATAGTAGTGTTGTCTTTGTCAATGATAATGCGCTCAGCCTGACCTAAATAGTCAAGTGTAGCATTGTCAAGTTTGTAACCGCGCTCCTCAGAGATAACAGTTCCACCAGTTAAAACAGCAATATCTTCCAACATGGCTTTTCTGCGGTCACCGAATCCTGGCGCCTTTACAGCGGCAATTTTCAAGGAACCACGCAATTTGTTTACTACTAAGGTAGCAAGGGCTTCGCCATCCACATCTTCAGAGATGATCACAAGAGCTTTACCCGTCTGAACCACTTGCTCCAACACGGGCAGCAATTCTTTCATAGTAGAAACCTTTTTGTCATAGATCAAGATGTAGGCGTTCTCAAACTCAGCTTCCATCTTCTCTGGATTGGTCACGAAGTAAGGAGACAGGTACCCGCGGTCAAACTGCATACCTTCTACAGTCTTCACTTCGGTCTCAGTACCTTTAGCTTCCTCAACAGTGATCACACCGTCTTTACCCACTTTGTCCATGGCATCAGCAATCATTTGCCCGATTTCAGAGTCATTGTTGGCAGAAATGGTACCTACCTGGGCAATTTCTGAGGAGTTCTCAATCTTCTTAGATTGCTCCTTCAGGTTAGCCACCACTTTGGCAACGGCTTTGTCAATACCACGCTTCAGGTCCATTGGGTTGGCACCTGCGGCCACGTTCTTAGAACCGGCGGTGTAAATTGCCTGGGCCAAAACAGTAGCGGTAGTAGTACCATCACCGGCCATGTCAGCGGTTTTAGAGGCAACTTCTTTCACCAGTTGTGCGCCCATGTTTTCCACGGCGTCTTTCAATTCAATTTCTTTGGCAACCGTTACACCGTCTTTGGTGATGCTTGGTGCACCAAATTTTTTGTCGATGATCACGTTGCGGCCTTTAGGGCCTAAGGTTACTTTCACGGCGTTGGCTAAGGTGTCAACGCCTTTTTTGATTTTGTTACGAGCTTCTATGTCGAAGGTAATGTTCTTAGATGCCATAGTTTTTAAAACTAAATTATGGTTGATGATGTGTTTAACAAGAGAAATTAAAGAATGGCAAGAATGTCAGA
This region of Rufibacter sp. LB8 genomic DNA includes:
- the groL gene encoding chaperonin GroEL (60 kDa chaperone family; promotes refolding of misfolded polypeptides especially under stressful conditions; forms two stacked rings of heptamers to form a barrel-shaped 14mer; ends can be capped by GroES; misfolded proteins enter the barrel where they are refolded when GroES binds), giving the protein MASKNITFDIEARNKIKKGVDTLANAVKVTLGPKGRNVIIDKKFGAPSITKDGVTVAKEIELKDAVENMGAQLVKEVASKTADMAGDGTTTATVLAQAIYTAGSKNVAAGANPMDLKRGIDKAVAKVVANLKEQSKKIENSSEIAQVGTISANNDSEIGQMIADAMDKVGKDGVITVEEAKGTETEVKTVEGMQFDRGYLSPYFVTNPEKMEAEFENAYILIYDKKVSTMKELLPVLEQVVQTGKALVIISEDVDGEALATLVVNKLRGSLKIAAVKAPGFGDRRKAMLEDIAVLTGGTVISEERGYKLDNATLDYLGQAERIIIDKDNTTIVNGRGEKDGITARVNEIKAQIEKTTSDYDREKLQERLAKLSGGVAILYIGASTEVEMKEKKDRVDDALHATRAAVEEGIVAGGGVALIRAIDALNDVDTRNEDEKTGVQIIRTALESPLRTIVANAGGEGSVIVNEVRAGKADYGYNARDDKFENMFAAGIIDPTKVTRLALENAASVAALLLTTECVIADEPEADNGGAGGGMPGGMGGMGGMM